The nucleotide sequence CCGGCTTGTGCACGCCGGGCGTGTCGATGAGCACGATCTGCCCGGGCGGTGTTCCCTTCCCGCCGGGCACGTTGACGATCCCCAGGATGCGATTGCGCGTGGTCTGCGGCTTGGGCGTGACGATGGCGAGCTTCTGCCCCACCAACGCGTTCAACAGCGTGGACTTGCCCGCATTGGGCCGCCCGAGGATGGAAACGAAGCCGGAGCGGAACGACATCAGTGTTCAGTGGCCGGTGGTCAGTCTAGTTGCAGCCGAAGTGAGGCGCAAAGCGGACTCGGACCGCGCAAGATGCTTGCGCCTTCGTGTTGCCTTTGTGACCTTTGTGGTGAGCTTCTCTCTGCGCTCTCGGCGCTCTCGGCGGTGAAATCATTTCGCCTTTGCAGTCGCTGCCTTGCGCGGGCGTATGCGCAACCGCACAATCCTTCGGCCGGTGGATTCCAATATCTCGAAGCGCAACTGCTCGTCCTCGACCGATTCGCCCTGCGCCGGGATGCGGCCCAGCATCTCGCTCACCAGGCCGGCGACCGTGGTCGCCGCATAGGCTTCGCGGCGCACGCCGAACAGCTCCACCAGGCGGTCCACGTCCGTATTGCCCGGGACCACGACGGCGCCATCGGGTTCGCGCACCAGGTCAGCCTTGGCCTCGTGCTCGTCGCGGATCTCACCCACGATCTCCTCGACCAGATCCTCGATAGTCGCCACACCGGCTACGCCGCCGTACTCGTCGATGACGATGGCCATGTGCATGTTGTTTTTCTGCAGCTCGCGCAGCAGGGCGCCCACACGCTTGGTCTCCGGGACAAAGGGCACGGGACGCATGAGGCCGCGCACCGTGCGGGTGCGCGCTTCGGCGTCCGACATGGGCAGCACATCGTGCGCGAACACCACGCCCTGGATGTTGTCCAGCGTGCCTTCGTACACCGGCACGCGCGAGTACGGCTTGGTGCGCAGCAGCTCGATGAACTGATCCACGGTGGTGTCCGAAGGGACGGCGACGATCTCCGGACGCGGCGTCATGACGTCGCGCACTGTCTTCTCGCCGAACTCGACCACTGAATGGATGAGCTGCCGGTCGGCGCCGTGCAGGATGCCCTCTTCCTGTCCAGCCTCGATGAGCGCGTCCACCGCTTCGGCCGGACTTTCCGGCTCTTCGACGGCGTGATCCTCGGTGAGCGCCGCCACCGAAAGCGCGAAGCTCAGCACGATGGTGAACGGCAGCGCGAGATAGATGAGCACGCGCAGCACGGGGGCGAACGGCGCCAGCCAGTCGCCGCGCGTGCGCGCGAACAGCACGAAGGGCAGCAGGCGGTTGAACAACAGCACGATGATCAGCACGGCGGCGGCACCTTCGGCCAGCTCCGCCCAGTCCCAGGCGCCGTCGGCAAAGATGGAGAATCCCACCAGCAGCGCCAGGGTCGCGGTGAGGAGCTGCGCCAGCACCGACATGGAGAGCGAGGCGCGACTGCGGTTCGCGCCCAGGCGCGGTTCCACCTTCTTCTCGAAACTCTCGATGTTCTCCTGGAACTCCCGGGCCAGGAACTTGCCCATCTCGTAGTACACGCGCTCGACATAGGAGACCAGGGCCAGCAGACCTGCCAGCACCATGCCGATGATGAACAGCAGCAGGGTCATGGCTTGCGATTCCGCTCGATCAGTCCTGCGGGCAGGCGGAATTCGCGGCGGAGGCGCTGTTCCCGGCGCGCCATCCGGCCGCCGTCGCGCTCGTGGTCGTAGCCCGCCAGGTGAAGCACGCCGTGCAGGATGAGCACTTTCAGCTCCGCGGCCGTCGAGTGGCCGAGCCGCCGCGCGTTGCGCGCCGCCGTCTCCGCCGAGATGGCGATGTCCCCGCCAGTACCGTTTGCCCCCGGAAAGGAGAGTACGTCCGTCGCCTTGTCCTTGCGACGGAAACGGCGGTTCAGCGAGCGCAGGTCGCGGTCCGTGGTGATCAACACGTTGACCGCTCCGGCCAGGCCGGCGGCCCTCCGCGCGCGGCCGGCAAAACGCTGGAGCGCACTCGCGCTCACTCCCCGCACGGATTGGCGCACGATGATCATGCTCGCAAAGAGAAACGGGAGAAGCGGCCGGCAGCCGTTCCTCCCGCGCTATTCTACCGATTTATTCCTCGGTGTACTTCCGTTCGGCGGGAGGAATTGCCTCCGCTGCTTTCACCGCTTCGGCTTCCGTCTTGCCGGCTTCGGCCTGCCTTTCCTTGTGTTCATCGTAGGCGCGGATGATGCGCTGCACCAGGTGGTGCCGCACCACGTCGCTTTCGTTGAAGTAGCAGAAGTGGAGGCCTTCGACGGTCTTCAGGATCTCGCGGGCCTCGAGCAGTCCGCTGCGCCGCGCTCCGGGTAGGTCGATCTGCGTGATGTCGCCGGTGATCACCGCCTTGGAGTTGAAGCCCAGCCGGGTGACGAACATCTTCATCTGCTCGCTGGTGGTGTTCTGCGCCTCATCCAGAATGACGAAGGCTTCGTTGAGGGTGCGGCCGCGCATGAAGGCGATAGGCGCGATCTCGATGACGTTCTTCTCCAGATAGCGGTCGACTTTTTCGGGCTCGAGCAAGTCGTAGAGGGCATCATAGAGCGGGCGCAGGTAGGGATCGATCTTCTCCTGCAGGGTCCCCGGGAGGAAGCCCAGACGCTCGCCGGCCTCGACCGCGGGGCGGGCGAGGATGATGCGGTGCACTTGCTTGTTCAGCAGATGGTGCACGGCCATGGCCACGGCGAGATAGGTCTTGCCAGTACCGGCCGGGCCGATGCCGAAGACCATGTCGAATTTCTCGATGGCTTCGATGTAACGGCGCTGGTTGAGGCTCTTGGGCTGGACCACGCGGCGGCCGGCGGCGCGCTGGCGCCCCGATTCGGCCAGCCCGCGCAGGGTGACTGAGGCGTCCGACGTCACCAGGCGCAGCATGGAGCCGAGGTCGCCGTTGGTGAAGCTGTATCCGGCGCGCTGCAGCTGGTCGTAGTCGCGGACGATCTGCTCGGCACGGGAGACGTCGCGGGCGGCGCCTTCGATCTGCAGCGTATCCGCCTTCAGGTCGATGGAAACGTTCAGGGCGTCCTCGATGAGATGCAGGTTTTCGTCGCGGGTACCGAACAGGGTCTCGATGTTGGGGCCGATCTCGACGTTCTTCTTCATGGAGTGTCGGGCGCGAACCTCCTGACGTAGCGCGGCGCAGGCCGTGGGCCACGTGTGCAATCTTTGCGGGGGGAAGAGTGAACGGGAGCGAACCTCGCCACCGAAGCAACTACCATTCGTTTTAGCCTAGCGCCAGGCGGTCTCGGGAGTCAACCGAGGGTGGGAGTGACGGACGGGGTTCGGCTTAGTCCGGTAGTCGTTTGGCTACGAAGACGCTCCCGAAGCTAACTTTCCGGCAGCGAAGCCGG is from Terriglobales bacterium and encodes:
- a CDS encoding hemolysin family protein, producing the protein MTLLLFIIGMVLAGLLALVSYVERVYYEMGKFLAREFQENIESFEKKVEPRLGANRSRASLSMSVLAQLLTATLALLVGFSIFADGAWDWAELAEGAAAVLIIVLLFNRLLPFVLFARTRGDWLAPFAPVLRVLIYLALPFTIVLSFALSVAALTEDHAVEEPESPAEAVDALIEAGQEEGILHGADRQLIHSVVEFGEKTVRDVMTPRPEIVAVPSDTTVDQFIELLRTKPYSRVPVYEGTLDNIQGVVFAHDVLPMSDAEARTRTVRGLMRPVPFVPETKRVGALLRELQKNNMHMAIVIDEYGGVAGVATIEDLVEEIVGEIRDEHEAKADLVREPDGAVVVPGNTDVDRLVELFGVRREAYAATTVAGLVSEMLGRIPAQGESVEDEQLRFEILESTGRRIVRLRIRPRKAATAKAK
- the ybeY gene encoding rRNA maturation RNase YbeY is translated as MIIVRQSVRGVSASALQRFAGRARRAAGLAGAVNVLITTDRDLRSLNRRFRRKDKATDVLSFPGANGTGGDIAISAETAARNARRLGHSTAAELKVLILHGVLHLAGYDHERDGGRMARREQRLRREFRLPAGLIERNRKP
- a CDS encoding PhoH family protein; this encodes MKKNVEIGPNIETLFGTRDENLHLIEDALNVSIDLKADTLQIEGAARDVSRAEQIVRDYDQLQRAGYSFTNGDLGSMLRLVTSDASVTLRGLAESGRQRAAGRRVVQPKSLNQRRYIEAIEKFDMVFGIGPAGTGKTYLAVAMAVHHLLNKQVHRIILARPAVEAGERLGFLPGTLQEKIDPYLRPLYDALYDLLEPEKVDRYLEKNVIEIAPIAFMRGRTLNEAFVILDEAQNTTSEQMKMFVTRLGFNSKAVITGDITQIDLPGARRSGLLEAREILKTVEGLHFCYFNESDVVRHHLVQRIIRAYDEHKERQAEAGKTEAEAVKAAEAIPPAERKYTEE